The window AGCTTCTACACGTCGACAGTGCCAACGTATCAGCTTTACCAGTGTCAGCttatagtttagttatctgatTGTAATTCTTTGTATATTAGGAAGATATATTTGTATATTAGTTAATGATATAGATAATTATATAATAGATCATAGATTCGATATCTTTATGATAAGATCAattcttagtatagattagatacaatcccgTTAATCATGTgatatacatgtatatattagTATATATGCaacattagggtaaaccctaatgttgtgTGGTAGATCCTGGCTTTGTGTCAATCGTCTTTGTGACAAACCcgtcttcttggtgaagacaaaaccTATTTTCTTTGTGAAAGGAACAATTTGGAGAACATATGTGTTATTTACTGTCTATTGATTATTTTGCTTATATTAGTTTTATGTTTATTattcatacttgaagtgtatccaatCATCACAAGCCTTCATCGACAGATCACAACAGCAACGCAACATACTCGATATTAGGATACAAATCTGACAGATCACTATAACATAACAGCATACTCGATACCaagatatagatctaacagatcattacAGCATATCAGCATACTAAATTTAAAAATCCAAGGAATTCATGACCGTATATAATCAGAGGTGACATAGTGAGAGAACCCCTCTCTAGAACTACACCATTTTACTccaactaagttttagtatattacataactacccaggaaatTATAATTATATACATACATGAACACTACATACAATAGTAATAGTATTAACTAAtctaaatcttccaacagtacatgactatactggatgtttattacctgcaattgttaaaaactgagagggataagcggtgacgcttagtgagttcaaaaaaatagatacaatataacgttatgccatatatatatatatatatatatatatatatatactaatatgacagaagcaaagaggaactaagaacaacaaaggcatatgtgaatcatgtgacaagctttccatatcaacaattgatctgattcaaagatttacaatcaatgagatgcaacaatttcaacttgatatacatcaataagacttcaGCCCAAGTGGCACAAAAAATACAATTTCGGATTATCATTTTGCTAGAGTTTACAGGATTTCAGCCCTGTCTAGCATTTTgccaataccaaagtgatacgaTTCATGCTCTTCATGGCCAAAGGCACAAAGCCGATACCAGAAGTtatacgagacatgctctacatggccagaggctacatacctatactgtaacgcccgtagattagggctagtcaatttagagacgataagcgtcaaaaatgaatttttgatggaaaattatttagaatgaataatcttaactaagatgtaatatatgtcacaaggttttccaTTTCTAAGTTCATAGCCTTCGTCGTAGCTTCATCGATGTTACCTACCAAAAAAAAAAGCCTGTTCAGGAAGACCATCTAATTCTCTGGAAAGGATTAATTGAAAGCCTCTAATTGTTTATGCTAAACCAACATATTTTCCTGGAGATCATGTAAATACTTCTGCTACAAAAAAAGGTTGTGATAAGAAACGCTCAATTTTCCGCGCTCTTGTTACGGTTAAACGATCCTCTTCGGATAATTTGTCCAATCCAAGAATAGCTATAATATCTTGAAGTTCTTTGCAACGTTGTAAAGTTTGCTTAACCTCTTGTGCAGTGTCATAATGTTTTTCACCAACGATCCGGGGTTGTAGCATAGTCGACGTTATTACAACCTTCTTTTTTTATGTCAAAGACCAGAAGCTACGCGAAAATTTTCATTGGATCTCGGTTGTTCTAAATAGCGATGGTTATTCATTTAAGTCTTCGGGTAGCACCACTAGACCTTCAACAAGGTGGAAATTTCCGTATTCCTTATGTACACGTTCCTGCGGCTCGGAAGAGTATTCTTGTTTATATCGCTACGGCTATAAACACGTTCTTGTTCCTATTAACAAAACATCCCCTCTTTCTTCGCTCTTTCGGAACCAGTACAAAAATGGGAGCTTTTTCTACACTGTTTACCTTAGTTATTGGGGGGTTTCGGGGAAGACCTATGTGGGGCACCTTTTGGGTGTGGGATGCTCGTTTAACCTCTGTATTAATCTCGTTCCTTATTTACATGGGTGCACTGCGTTTTCAAAAGCTTCCTATCGAACCGACTCCTATTTCAATCCGTGTTGGACCGATCGATATACCAATAATCAAGTCTTCAGTCAACTGGTGGAATACATCGCATCAACCTGGGAGCATTAGCCGATATGGTACATCAATACATGTTCCTATTCCCATTCTAATCTTGTCTAACTTTGCTAACTCCCCCTTCTTGGCCCGTATCTTGTTCGTTCTGGAAACACGTCTTCTTATTCCATCTTTTCTTGAATCTCCTTTAACGGAAGAAATAGAAGCTCAAGAAGGAATACCAACATATTTTCCCGG of the Lactuca sativa cultivar Salinas chromosome 6, Lsat_Salinas_v11, whole genome shotgun sequence genome contains:
- the LOC128126790 gene encoding putative cytochrome c biosynthesis ccmC-like mitochondrial protein, encoding MVIHLSLRVAPLDLQQGGNFRIPYVHVPAARKSILVYIATAINTFLFLLTKHPLFLRSFGTSTKMGAFSTLFTLVIGGFRGRPMWGTFWVWDARLTSVLISFLIYMGALRFQKLPIEPTPISIRVGPIDIPIIKSSVNWWNTSHQPGSISRYGTSIHVPIPILILSNFANSPFLARILFVLETRLLIPSFLESPLTEEIEAQEGIPTYFPGEPVNTSTTKKGCDKKRSIFRALATVKRSSSDNSSNTRITIIS